From the Oncorhynchus nerka isolate Pitt River linkage group LG20, Oner_Uvic_2.0, whole genome shotgun sequence genome, one window contains:
- the LOC115103303 gene encoding UDP-N-acetylglucosamine transporter-like isoform X6, whose product MSCSEKGYGLDLCMLKPKPGLSRLATSPDSVEASHLVSMSSPLVSPSQSRLKYMSLGVLVLQTTSLVLTMRYSRTLQGEGPRYLASSAVVLAELLKILICLLLIFYDHNFSFLVLNRVLKEEILNKPMETLKLAIPSGIYTLQNNLLYVALSNLDAATYQVTYQLKILTTALFSVSMLGKRLGLYQWLSLLILMTGIALVQWPSESLDGPAPTPLSAGSQLVGVIAVLIACFSSGFAGVYFEKILKGTKQSVWVRNIQLGLFGLVFGLMGVFVYDGERVRESGVFQGYNPLTWTVVALQCVLPRSSAGPCCHLPVWL is encoded by the exons ATGAGTTGCTCAGAAAAG GGGTATGGGTTAGATCTCTGCATGCTGAAG CCTAAACCAGGCCTTTCACGCCTGGCCACATCCCCTGACTCTGTGGAGGCATCCCACCTCGTTTCCATGTCATCGCCCCTTGTCTCCCCATCCCAGTCACGGCTCaagtacatgtccctgggtgtgCTGGTGCTGCAGACCACCTCACTGGTGCTTACCATGAGGTACTCGCGCACACTGCAAGGCGAGGGGCCCCGCTACCTAGCCTCTTCAGCCGTGGTGTTGGCCGAACTGCTTAAGATCCTCATCTGCCTGCTGCTCATTTTCTATGACCACA aCTTCAGTTTTCTTGTGTTGAATCGGGTGCTGAAGGAAGAGATTCTCAACAAGCCCATGGAGACGTTGAAGCTGGCCATCCCATCAGGCATCTACACACTCCAGAATAACCTTCTCTATGTCGCCCTGTCCAACCTGGACGCTGCTACCTACCAG GTAACGTACCAGCTGAAGATCCTGACCACGGCCCTGTTCTCAGTATCCATGCTGGGGAAGAGACTGGGGCTCTACCAGTGGCTGTCCCTGCTCATCCTCATGACTGGTATCGCTCTCGTTCAG TGGCCTTCAGAGTCTCTGGATGGGCCAGCTCCGACGCCTCTGTCTGCAGGCTCCCAGTTAGTTGGTGTGATAGCCGTACTGATAGCCTGCTTCTCCAGTGGCTTCGCTGGAGTCTACTTTGAGAAGATCCTCAAAGGGACCAAACAGAGTGTGTGGGTCCGCAACATCCAGCTAG gtTTGTTTGGCCTGGTGTTTGGTCTAATGGGAGTGTTTGTGTACgacggagagagagtgagggagtccGGAGTGTTCCAAGGCTACAACCCACTCACCTGGACTGTTGTGGCCCTGCAG